One segment of Natronosalvus halobius DNA contains the following:
- a CDS encoding DUF1850 domain-containing protein has translation MFTGHRRRRTFVGIAVVVALVVGSVAAASSLDSDPERTLVVRDADSGETLLERPVEDGKRVTLAYTHSVEKTPVEDIYVVDGDQLRMTEMRFKSHGAGLPADESMERIDGWFVVERTSTYSQLRVAPGSIAGHELLVGEDRYDLVAMSDGPVVIVVDEDEPGALERLLALSASEMSQDRIFGGEHRSSGTVETHIPMKLTH, from the coding sequence GTGTTCACTGGTCACCGCCGTCGCCGAACGTTCGTCGGTATCGCCGTCGTCGTCGCCCTCGTCGTCGGGAGCGTCGCGGCCGCCTCGAGTCTCGATTCGGACCCCGAACGAACCCTCGTCGTCCGGGACGCCGACTCGGGCGAGACGCTTCTCGAGCGACCGGTCGAAGACGGCAAGCGGGTAACGCTGGCGTACACCCACAGCGTCGAGAAGACGCCGGTCGAGGACATCTACGTCGTCGACGGCGACCAGTTGCGGATGACGGAGATGCGATTCAAGTCCCACGGGGCCGGACTCCCCGCTGACGAGTCGATGGAACGAATCGACGGCTGGTTCGTCGTCGAGCGAACCTCGACGTACAGTCAGCTGCGGGTCGCCCCCGGCTCCATCGCCGGTCACGAACTACTCGTTGGCGAGGATCGGTACGACCTCGTGGCGATGTCGGACGGGCCGGTCGTCATCGTCGTCGACGAGGACGAACCGGGAGCGCTCGAGAGACTGCTGGCGCTGTCGGCGTCAGAGATGTCACAGGACAGAATATTCGGCGGTGAACACCGCTCGAGCGGTACTGTCGAGACCCACATACCTATGAAACTCACCCACTGA
- a CDS encoding TAXI family TRAP transporter solute-binding subunit: MARKFNRRDFIAVTGATGIAGIAGCIGEDAEDPGNGNGNGNGDDNETGNGNGDDNETEDGNGNGNGNGNGEDEEEIGEAEPDEGGEVLSWHAGGTGGTYYPLSGEVKSIVEENTPHGLQVQSTGASVENVGSLAREEAEFALIQNDVAYFAFNGTGIEEFEGEPVESIRGVATLYPETIHILTQADSGIESVEDLEGATINTGDAGSGTQVNANQILESAGISDFSEQNTDFATATDQIRDGDVDAAVIVGGWPVGSVEELASSSDISLVSVDGDVREQVKEDAEWMADDTIPGGTYDGVDEDTETVSVQAMIATHEGVDEGIVEEVTTAIFDNTDSFTIKADFISADTAQDGMPIDLHPGASAYFGE, encoded by the coding sequence ATGGCGCGAAAGTTCAATCGACGCGACTTCATCGCAGTAACTGGTGCAACGGGAATTGCGGGCATCGCCGGGTGCATCGGCGAGGACGCTGAAGATCCCGGGAACGGCAATGGAAACGGTAACGGCGACGACAACGAAACTGGAAACGGCAACGGCGACGATAACGAAACGGAGGACGGAAACGGCAACGGGAATGGAAACGGCAACGGCGAGGACGAAGAAGAAATCGGCGAGGCCGAACCGGACGAGGGCGGAGAAGTCCTCTCCTGGCACGCCGGCGGCACCGGCGGCACGTACTACCCGCTCTCCGGCGAGGTCAAGTCCATCGTCGAGGAGAACACGCCCCACGGCCTCCAGGTCCAGTCGACCGGCGCCAGCGTCGAGAACGTCGGCAGCCTCGCCCGCGAGGAGGCCGAGTTCGCGCTGATCCAGAACGACGTCGCCTACTTCGCGTTCAACGGGACTGGCATCGAGGAGTTCGAGGGCGAACCCGTCGAGAGCATTCGCGGGGTCGCGACGCTCTACCCCGAAACGATCCACATCCTCACCCAGGCCGACTCGGGGATCGAGTCCGTCGAGGACCTCGAGGGGGCGACGATCAACACCGGCGACGCCGGCAGTGGGACGCAGGTCAACGCGAACCAGATCCTCGAGTCGGCGGGTATCTCGGACTTCAGCGAGCAGAACACCGACTTCGCGACGGCGACCGACCAGATCCGTGACGGCGACGTCGACGCGGCCGTCATCGTCGGCGGATGGCCCGTCGGATCGGTCGAGGAACTCGCCTCCTCGAGCGACATCTCGCTCGTGTCCGTCGACGGCGATGTGCGCGAACAGGTCAAGGAAGACGCGGAGTGGATGGCCGACGACACCATCCCCGGTGGCACCTACGACGGCGTCGACGAGGACACCGAGACCGTCTCGGTCCAGGCGATGATCGCCACCCACGAAGGCGTCGACGAGGGCATCGTCGAGGAGGTAACGACCGCCATCTTCGACAATACGGACTCCTTTACGATCAAGGCTGACTTCATCAGCGCCGACACCGCCCAGGACGGGATGCCGATCGACCTCCATCCCGGCGCGTCCGCGTACTTCGGCGAGTAA
- a CDS encoding S9 family peptidase codes for MHTVNPADYHDLVQVADPQLSPDCERVAFVRKAPKDDESYEATIYVVPLGGDEPTQFTVSEGVDSQPRWSPDGSHLAFVSTRGADDDRPQLWLLPTDGGEARQVTSVVGGVSGLEWSPDGSRVLFTQASTADDRAEGRDFAVEPDYEPETPDPRVIDRLVYRAHQRYADGRRNHVYTLDVESALEQGAVTAGDNDALERLTDGDVDHTGATWGDDETVYYARKLGEEPDDSIESEILAHDLETGEVEQVTETIGWATMLAATTDGRVAYPWVPKDGFTLRQTELKVYDRTAGRETTVTDSIDRTLSFDGGIEWGPNEESLYFATPDEGASALWSAPGDGSEAPTTVYGEGVTLEGFSVGDDAIAYVQSEWDHPGDVFASTRGGNEVTRLTRVNADYLENRAVAQPEELRYESDQGPVQGWLLTPPDFDPDETYPLVVEIHGGPHARWTTSGTMWHEFQSLAAAGYVVFWSNPRGSTGYGEAHAAAIERDWGDVTLTDVLAGVDLACEREYVDADEQYVTGGSFGGFMTAWTVGRTDRFRAAVSQRGVYDFTSFYGSTDAFKLVEGDYGVTPWEDPEHLWEHSPVAHVPNVTTPTLLIHADQDYRTPANTAELFYLGLKKHGVDTRMVRYPREGHELSRSGEPAHVVDRLERIVRWFDGYSDYTDAPPALERDPNEALTGVQEGDASEGESDTTENGGDSNEGEDENGGDDAPAKNNEETST; via the coding sequence ATGCACACGGTCAACCCCGCCGACTACCACGACCTCGTCCAGGTAGCCGACCCCCAGCTCTCGCCCGACTGCGAGCGCGTCGCGTTCGTCCGGAAGGCACCGAAGGACGACGAGTCCTACGAGGCGACCATCTACGTCGTTCCACTGGGGGGCGACGAGCCGACCCAGTTCACCGTCAGCGAGGGCGTCGACAGCCAGCCACGCTGGAGCCCCGACGGGTCACACCTCGCGTTCGTCAGCACTCGCGGCGCCGACGACGACCGGCCACAGCTCTGGCTCCTCCCGACCGACGGCGGCGAGGCCCGTCAGGTCACGAGCGTCGTCGGCGGCGTCTCCGGCCTCGAGTGGAGTCCCGACGGCTCCCGCGTTCTCTTCACCCAGGCCTCGACGGCCGACGACCGCGCGGAGGGGCGCGATTTCGCCGTCGAGCCCGACTACGAACCGGAGACGCCCGACCCGCGAGTGATCGACCGACTCGTCTACCGGGCCCACCAGCGCTACGCGGACGGTCGCCGGAACCACGTCTACACGCTCGATGTCGAGTCGGCGCTCGAGCAAGGGGCCGTTACCGCAGGCGACAACGACGCCCTCGAGCGACTCACCGACGGCGACGTCGACCACACGGGGGCGACCTGGGGCGACGACGAAACGGTCTACTACGCCCGAAAGCTCGGCGAGGAACCCGACGATTCCATCGAGTCCGAGATCCTCGCACACGACCTCGAGACGGGCGAGGTCGAGCAGGTAACCGAAACGATCGGCTGGGCGACGATGCTCGCGGCGACGACCGATGGCCGGGTCGCCTACCCGTGGGTGCCGAAAGACGGGTTTACCCTTCGCCAGACCGAACTGAAGGTGTACGACCGGACGGCCGGAAGGGAGACGACCGTCACCGACTCCATCGATAGGACTCTGAGCTTCGACGGCGGGATCGAGTGGGGACCCAACGAAGAGAGCCTCTACTTCGCCACGCCGGACGAGGGGGCGAGCGCGCTCTGGTCGGCCCCCGGCGACGGGAGCGAGGCTCCAACCACCGTCTACGGCGAGGGCGTCACCCTCGAGGGCTTCTCCGTCGGCGACGACGCCATCGCCTACGTCCAGAGCGAGTGGGACCACCCGGGAGACGTCTTCGCGTCCACGCGCGGGGGCAACGAGGTCACCCGGCTGACCCGCGTCAATGCTGACTACCTCGAGAATCGGGCCGTCGCTCAGCCGGAGGAACTGCGATACGAGAGCGACCAGGGGCCGGTCCAGGGGTGGCTTCTGACGCCGCCGGACTTCGACCCGGACGAAACGTACCCGCTCGTCGTCGAGATCCACGGCGGCCCCCACGCCCGGTGGACTACCAGCGGGACGATGTGGCACGAGTTTCAGAGCCTTGCCGCCGCTGGCTACGTCGTCTTCTGGTCGAACCCCCGAGGATCGACCGGGTACGGGGAGGCCCACGCCGCTGCCATCGAGCGCGACTGGGGCGACGTGACGCTCACCGACGTGCTGGCCGGAGTCGACCTCGCCTGCGAGCGCGAGTACGTCGACGCCGACGAGCAGTACGTCACCGGCGGTAGCTTCGGCGGGTTCATGACCGCCTGGACGGTCGGACGGACCGACCGCTTCCGGGCCGCCGTCAGCCAGCGCGGCGTCTACGACTTCACGAGCTTCTACGGCTCGACGGACGCGTTCAAACTCGTCGAGGGCGACTACGGCGTCACGCCCTGGGAGGACCCCGAGCACCTCTGGGAGCACTCCCCGGTCGCCCACGTCCCGAACGTGACCACGCCGACGCTCCTGATCCACGCCGACCAGGACTACCGCACGCCCGCGAACACGGCCGAACTGTTCTACCTCGGCCTGAAGAAACACGGCGTCGACACCCGGATGGTTCGCTACCCGCGAGAGGGTCACGAACTCTCCCGCTCGGGCGAACCCGCCCACGTCGTCGATCGCCTCGAGCGGATCGTCCGCTGGTTCGACGGCTACAGCGACTACACCGACGCGCCGCCGGCACTCGAGCGAGACCCGAACGAGGCGCTCACGGGGGTCCAGGAGGGGGATGCGAGCGAGGGCGAGAGCGACACGACTGAGAACGGGGGCGATTCGAACGAGGGCGAGGACGAGAACGGGGGCGACGATGCGCCAGCCAAGAATAACGAGGAAACGAGCACCTGA
- a CDS encoding metal-dependent hydrolase: MFVGHALFAFAIAALVAEWRGWESRRALTIGVVAGLFAAVPDVDVAYALVGLAEWSLGDGALGASTAFWDASRTVHRSATHSLVVGVVAASAFGLLSIRRTRTHPSSSSSSGSGSGSSTAWTRLARTIATGLLAALVVVAFAASGPVAAFVMALFAITGAVVALGTARATTFSPATVALAALWGLCSHPWGDLFTGEPPAWLFPFATPALESRVLLHPDPTLNLLGAFAIELGVIWLALLTYAHLADRDLLAALDRRAAAGAAYGAVALVSTPPTLDMSYHFVFSILGAGLLCGVVREGTVPGIHGVIPRRWRTSSGVFDIVLTALTGVTIALLAYVAVYVLAGSL, from the coding sequence GTGTTCGTCGGTCACGCACTCTTCGCGTTCGCCATTGCGGCGCTCGTCGCCGAGTGGCGAGGCTGGGAGTCACGCCGCGCGCTGACGATCGGGGTCGTCGCCGGACTCTTCGCCGCGGTTCCCGATGTCGACGTCGCCTACGCGCTCGTCGGCCTCGCCGAGTGGAGTCTCGGCGACGGTGCCCTCGGCGCCTCGACCGCGTTCTGGGACGCAAGCCGAACCGTCCACCGCTCGGCCACCCACTCGTTAGTCGTCGGCGTCGTCGCCGCGTCCGCGTTCGGCCTACTTTCGATTCGTCGCACGCGAACGCACCCGAGTTCGAGTTCGAGTTCGGGGTCGGGGTCGGGGTCGAGTACGGCGTGGACTCGACTCGCTCGAACGATCGCCACCGGGTTGCTCGCCGCGCTCGTGGTCGTCGCGTTCGCCGCGTCCGGTCCGGTTGCGGCGTTCGTGATGGCCCTCTTCGCGATCACCGGTGCCGTCGTCGCGCTCGGAACTGCCCGGGCGACCACCTTCTCGCCCGCGACGGTCGCCCTCGCGGCGCTCTGGGGCCTGTGCTCGCATCCGTGGGGCGACCTGTTCACCGGCGAACCGCCGGCTTGGCTGTTCCCGTTCGCCACACCCGCCCTCGAGTCTCGCGTCCTGCTCCACCCGGATCCGACGCTGAACCTGCTCGGCGCGTTCGCGATCGAACTCGGCGTCATCTGGCTCGCCCTGCTCACCTACGCGCACCTGGCCGATCGAGACCTCCTCGCGGCGCTGGACCGTCGCGCCGCCGCCGGGGCCGCCTACGGCGCCGTCGCCCTGGTCAGCACGCCTCCGACGCTCGATATGTCCTACCACTTCGTCTTCTCCATCCTGGGCGCCGGCCTGCTCTGTGGCGTCGTCCGAGAGGGAACCGTGCCGGGGATTCACGGCGTAATTCCGCGGCGCTGGCGCACCTCGAGCGGCGTGTTCGATATCGTCCTCACGGCGCTGACCGGCGTGACCATCGCGCTCCTGGCTTACGTGGCAGTGTACGTGCTCGCGGGCTCTCTATAG
- a CDS encoding DNA polymerase sliding clamp: MFKAIVSAETLTSALDSVSVLVDECKIHLEEEGLSIRAVDPANVGMVDLSLEAAAFESYEADGGLIGVDLSRLEDIAGMAESGQLIQLELDEETRKLHIQIDGLEYTLALIDPDSIRQEPDIPDLDLPARVVLEGKDVNRSVKAADMVSDHIALGVDDAEEFFYVNAEGDTDDVHLELTQDDLIDLQVGPAHSLFSLDYLKDMNKAIPKDTEVTMDLGEEFPIKCYFGFAEGQGQVTYMLAPRIQSD, encoded by the coding sequence ATGTTCAAGGCCATCGTGAGCGCGGAAACGCTCACCAGCGCGCTCGATTCGGTGAGCGTCCTGGTCGACGAGTGCAAGATCCACCTCGAGGAAGAGGGGCTCTCAATCCGGGCCGTCGACCCCGCCAACGTCGGCATGGTCGACCTCTCGCTCGAGGCGGCCGCGTTCGAATCGTACGAGGCCGATGGCGGCCTGATCGGCGTCGACCTCTCTCGACTCGAGGACATCGCCGGCATGGCCGAATCCGGCCAGCTGATCCAGCTCGAACTCGACGAAGAGACCCGTAAACTGCACATCCAGATCGACGGCCTGGAGTACACCCTCGCGCTGATCGATCCCGATTCGATCCGCCAGGAGCCGGACATTCCGGATCTGGACCTGCCCGCCCGGGTCGTCCTGGAGGGCAAGGACGTCAACCGGTCGGTCAAGGCGGCGGACATGGTCTCCGATCACATCGCGCTGGGCGTCGACGACGCCGAGGAGTTCTTCTACGTCAACGCGGAGGGCGACACCGACGATGTCCACCTCGAGTTGACCCAGGACGACCTCATCGACCTTCAGGTCGGCCCGGCACACTCCCTGTTCTCGCTGGATTACCTCAAAGACATGAACAAGGCGATCCCGAAAGACACGGAAGTTACGATGGACCTGGGCGAGGAGTTCCCCATCAAGTGTTACTTCGGCTTTGCGGAGGGGCAGGGCCAGGTCACGTACATGCTGGCGCCGCGTATCCAGAGCGACTAA
- a CDS encoding PAS domain-containing protein codes for MGERGLTTKNSFLDSTDIDTSLRRYRTILDTIDDGLFHLDAEGRVVDGDDDFIETIGCDRADIRDEHVSTLFDEGASTLEREIERLRTAPPSGPQSDLLECTVETDSGNQLLCEVRVDPIVEDDTVEGIVGIVRDVTEQRERERFLDDAKSQLEAATEAGAVGTWEWNIPEDEFTTSSWFAEKFGADPDAVQEGVSLDDIVAGIHEDDRERVENAIEAAIEDRGEYEEEYRVWNADGELRWVVARGHVESDEEGNPTTFPGALIDITERRAAQRELRESEAKLRVLAENVDEVVWMASADGSEFVYINPAYEDVWGRDRESLYDDPMSFLEAIHPDDRERVREAFAALPEEAYDEEYRVVQPDGEVRWVHAQGGSVRTADDDLNRIVGTAKDVTALKERERKLEETVEKLEQSNDRLESLASMIAHELRNPVAIGQIYANQLPAEADSDAVEYVDEAFDRIETMIDVLLVLTHGRTSVGDREPVSLATAARDAWDEVNAPDATTRISLEGEIRGDETYIQHLFRNLFENAVLHGGPDVTVQVERAPEGFFVADDGPGFSVDDPETAFEAGFTTAEEHGGTGLGLAFVRELAEVYGWTCEIGESDEGGARIDFLDVDFSSSESDP; via the coding sequence ATGGGTGAGCGTGGGTTGACAACGAAAAATTCCTTTCTCGACTCTACAGACATCGACACGTCACTGCGACGGTATCGAACGATCCTGGACACGATCGACGACGGACTGTTTCACCTCGACGCCGAGGGCCGCGTCGTCGACGGCGACGACGACTTCATCGAGACGATCGGTTGCGACCGTGCCGACATCCGCGACGAGCACGTCTCGACGCTCTTCGACGAGGGCGCGTCGACGCTCGAACGAGAGATCGAACGGCTCCGGACAGCGCCGCCGTCTGGCCCACAGAGCGATCTTCTCGAGTGTACCGTCGAGACCGATTCCGGAAACCAGCTGTTGTGTGAAGTGCGAGTCGACCCGATCGTCGAGGACGACACCGTAGAGGGCATCGTCGGAATCGTTCGCGACGTGACCGAACAGCGGGAACGCGAGCGCTTCCTCGACGACGCGAAATCGCAACTCGAGGCTGCGACCGAGGCCGGGGCCGTCGGCACGTGGGAGTGGAACATCCCCGAAGACGAGTTCACCACGAGTTCCTGGTTCGCTGAGAAGTTTGGCGCCGACCCCGACGCCGTCCAGGAGGGAGTCTCCCTCGACGACATCGTTGCGGGGATCCACGAGGACGATCGCGAGCGAGTCGAGAACGCGATCGAAGCGGCTATCGAGGACCGTGGCGAGTACGAAGAAGAGTACCGCGTCTGGAACGCCGACGGCGAACTCCGGTGGGTCGTCGCTCGCGGACACGTCGAATCCGACGAGGAGGGAAATCCCACGACATTCCCTGGTGCTCTCATCGACATCACCGAGCGTCGAGCGGCCCAGCGTGAACTCCGCGAGAGCGAGGCAAAACTCAGAGTCCTCGCGGAGAACGTCGACGAGGTCGTCTGGATGGCCAGCGCGGACGGCTCCGAGTTCGTCTACATCAACCCAGCCTACGAGGACGTGTGGGGGCGCGATCGGGAGTCGCTGTACGACGATCCTATGTCGTTCCTCGAAGCAATCCATCCCGACGACCGCGAGCGCGTCCGCGAGGCGTTCGCGGCCCTCCCGGAGGAAGCGTACGACGAGGAGTACCGGGTCGTACAGCCGGACGGCGAGGTTCGCTGGGTTCACGCACAGGGCGGCAGCGTCCGCACCGCTGACGACGACCTGAACAGGATCGTCGGCACTGCCAAAGACGTCACCGCCCTCAAAGAGCGCGAACGAAAGCTCGAGGAGACGGTCGAAAAGCTCGAGCAATCCAACGACCGTCTCGAGAGTCTGGCCAGCATGATCGCCCACGAACTGCGCAATCCGGTCGCGATCGGCCAGATCTACGCGAACCAGTTACCGGCCGAGGCGGACTCGGACGCGGTGGAGTACGTAGACGAGGCGTTCGACCGCATCGAAACCATGATCGACGTCCTGCTGGTCCTGACCCACGGACGAACGTCGGTCGGCGACCGGGAGCCGGTCTCGCTCGCGACCGCGGCACGAGACGCCTGGGACGAGGTGAACGCTCCCGACGCGACGACCCGCATCTCTCTCGAAGGCGAGATCAGGGGCGACGAGACGTACATCCAACACCTGTTCAGAAACCTCTTCGAAAACGCCGTCCTTCACGGTGGGCCGGACGTCACCGTCCAGGTCGAGCGAGCGCCGGAGGGCTTTTTCGTCGCCGACGACGGACCGGGGTTTTCGGTGGACGATCCGGAGACTGCGTTCGAGGCCGGCTTTACGACCGCCGAGGAACACGGCGGAACCGGACTGGGCCTGGCGTTCGTCCGGGAACTGGCCGAGGTGTACGGGTGGACGTGTGAGATCGGCGAGAGCGACGAAGGCGGCGCGCGGATCGACTTTCTGGACGTCGACTTCTCGAGTTCAGAATCTGACCCGTAA
- a CDS encoding DUF2391 domain-containing protein — translation MTADTHASGASSDDVSDPDIEDLLDKLDELKDAVDDPGERRRVEETIHLVNRMPGSQAFTKRITKYTTKDIAQAFVGSVIFALPLLVEDGVFDIAEWFLSITLGGVPVFFVANLGFLLAMTAGLLYYADFRQVEVRKPILGVIPRRYAGVLLVSLLASTGMLFMWGQLTAGNPTTMEQVSRVTVIWTVAAFGAALGDILPGESTDEDINDRL, via the coding sequence ATGACCGCCGATACGCACGCGAGCGGTGCCTCGAGCGACGACGTTTCGGACCCGGACATCGAGGATCTGCTGGACAAACTGGACGAGTTGAAAGACGCTGTTGACGATCCAGGAGAGCGTCGACGAGTCGAAGAGACGATTCATCTCGTTAATCGAATGCCTGGGAGCCAGGCATTCACGAAACGGATCACGAAGTACACGACGAAGGACATCGCGCAGGCGTTCGTGGGGTCCGTCATCTTCGCGCTCCCGTTACTCGTCGAGGACGGCGTCTTCGACATCGCGGAGTGGTTTCTGTCGATCACCCTTGGCGGCGTCCCCGTGTTCTTCGTCGCCAACCTCGGCTTTCTCCTGGCGATGACCGCAGGGCTGCTCTACTACGCCGACTTCAGGCAAGTCGAGGTTCGAAAGCCAATCCTCGGCGTGATCCCGCGACGGTACGCGGGAGTCCTCCTCGTTTCGCTTCTGGCGTCCACTGGGATGTTGTTCATGTGGGGGCAACTCACCGCGGGGAATCCGACGACGATGGAGCAGGTGAGTCGTGTGACGGTGATCTGGACGGTCGCCGCGTTCGGCGCCGCGCTGGGCGACATCCTGCCGGGGGAATCGACGGACGAGGACATCAACGACCGCCTCTGA
- a CDS encoding MFS transporter — MAVATEAREASSLWQNANFRRFFAGQFVTNAGDSLYTVAVLWLVFELSGSTFLTGVANSILLLPWLLQILAGPIVDRLPLRAVLVGSQVLQGVVMLALPLAAAMGHLSVGVLLAVVPVLTLATLLMAPMQAALLPRIVTDTRLSRANSALATVTLGLDMVFDALGGLFIAVFGVTTLFLFDSVTFAVAGLLFAGIAVPTPGTADEPTAENGEPESVLGSYVDDLREGIDVLRGTVFVELVFLTAVANFATGVTLAILPAVGDGLGGPAVYGLLLGALGIGRLVGSLVAPSLERVGYGRLLLVGHSLGACCWLAAVYAPSPALTVVLFGLAWVPAGVSGVLTSTLNQTVFPADLLARVSSTKGTASGATLPLGSLVGGLIATVLGPTTTMGLAAFGFGFTGLYVLVRPRLRRLPAVVNADPAAFDVTTPSSPNEE, encoded by the coding sequence ATGGCCGTCGCTACCGAGGCCAGAGAGGCATCGTCGCTATGGCAGAACGCCAACTTTCGACGGTTCTTCGCCGGACAGTTCGTGACGAACGCTGGCGATAGCCTCTACACCGTGGCCGTCCTGTGGCTCGTCTTCGAACTCAGCGGCTCGACGTTCCTCACGGGAGTCGCGAACTCGATCCTGTTGCTCCCCTGGCTTCTTCAGATACTCGCCGGGCCGATCGTAGATCGGCTTCCGCTCAGGGCCGTGCTCGTAGGATCGCAGGTCCTGCAGGGCGTCGTCATGCTTGCCCTCCCGTTAGCCGCGGCGATGGGGCACCTGAGCGTCGGTGTCCTGCTCGCGGTGGTCCCGGTACTGACGCTCGCGACGCTGCTAATGGCCCCGATGCAGGCTGCGCTTCTCCCTCGAATCGTGACCGATACGCGGCTCTCCCGGGCCAATTCGGCGCTCGCAACGGTCACGCTCGGACTCGACATGGTGTTCGACGCGCTCGGCGGCCTGTTCATCGCCGTCTTCGGCGTGACGACCCTGTTCCTGTTCGACTCGGTCACGTTTGCCGTCGCCGGGCTCCTGTTCGCGGGAATCGCCGTACCAACGCCCGGCACTGCAGACGAACCGACGGCGGAAAACGGCGAGCCCGAGTCGGTGCTGGGCTCGTACGTCGACGACCTGCGGGAAGGGATCGACGTGCTCCGCGGGACCGTCTTCGTCGAACTGGTGTTCCTGACGGCGGTGGCGAACTTCGCGACCGGTGTGACGCTCGCGATCCTCCCGGCGGTTGGCGACGGTCTCGGGGGCCCCGCCGTCTACGGCCTGTTACTCGGCGCGCTCGGCATCGGTCGGCTCGTCGGCTCGCTCGTCGCCCCGTCCCTTGAGCGCGTCGGGTACGGACGACTGCTGCTCGTCGGCCACTCGCTGGGCGCGTGTTGCTGGCTCGCCGCGGTGTACGCGCCGTCGCCAGCGCTCACGGTCGTCCTCTTCGGTCTCGCGTGGGTCCCCGCGGGCGTCAGCGGTGTGCTTACGTCGACCCTGAACCAGACCGTGTTCCCGGCCGACCTCCTCGCCCGTGTGTCGTCGACCAAGGGAACTGCCTCGGGTGCCACGCTGCCGCTCGGATCGCTGGTCGGCGGACTCATCGCGACGGTGCTCGGCCCAACGACGACGATGGGGCTGGCCGCGTTCGGCTTCGGCTTCACCGGCTTGTACGTCCTCGTGCGCCCGCGGCTTCGGCGACTTCCCGCGGTTGTGAACGCGGATCCGGCGGCCTTCGACGTGACGACACCCTCGAGCCCCAACGAAGAATAG